The Coregonus clupeaformis isolate EN_2021a unplaced genomic scaffold, ASM2061545v1 scaf1920, whole genome shotgun sequence genome has a window encoding:
- the LOC121552553 gene encoding pseudouridylate synthase 7 homolog-like protein, whose amino-acid sequence MTMKEEAPSVPECYISEHEGFYGTIKNSTRDFIVTEIDIHGQMVTKPSVSDVPQSSNIIEACPGAKSERKKNIISPKHQHNLKEEKCTPVVKDVDSEPGPGQNGDITSTPSQDCFDLSLILGQSVCEELEQFTALLREASLSPNDGVEKKLANQESSNGSEKKMANQELSLGSFPDKHQRANVHRAVRHNFPFLLTVTNQSEIRVKEDPDFKLLSGLVSEEEAEYFFRFIDTKMPNSVYTFRGDDSKEHRTAVHHFLSRRFGKLVETKSFSDQQQKTTAITVRLRGKGKPRKRMADDSKGEEVYTAFTLRKENLETLEATSYMAAVLGVLPSGFTYAGIKDKRAVTYQSMVVKKISPQRLREKASEFEKRGMVLSSVRSVPEPLHLGRLQGNHFDLVVRDLRPHQGHDTLMELDSLVQEAVENVKVRGFVNYYGPQRFGTGQSVQSDSVGLALLKEEMVAAVHLFFTPEEGDDPQSVAKRHFLQTDNAKEALSLMPMSKARERLMLRALHRYGTGPEGCTRAWLSLPHGMRVFYPHAYCSRVWNEAAAHRLTTLGHRARQGDLVWKQRGEEGIEMGEPSLPQIHVVTAAEEEEEVYSLGQVVLPMLGSSVKYPENPVGGWYQERLARDGLQSCRFRVTPLKLNLPGCYRPLLAIPRNLTYRLEQGQRAGERQQDSNGKSPQASGAVPQHPGADTTRPAGLERQKGGESVQGNGEGKSAVQYPDTDTPSLTLNFDLDSSCYATVCLREVMKCDP is encoded by the exons ATGACTATGAAGGAGGAGGCACCGAGTGTCCCTGAGTGCTACATCTCAGAACATGAAGGGTTCTATGGAACCATCAAGAACTCCACCAGAGACTTTATAGTCACAGAGATAGACATCCATGGCCAGATGGTCACTAAacccagtgtatctgatgttcCTCAATCATCCAACATTATTGAGGCATGCCCAGGTGCCAAGtctgaaagaaagaaaaatatTATTAGCCCAAAACATCAACACAACCTAAAAGAAGAGAAATGTACTCCGGTTGTAAAGGATGTGGATTCAGAACCTGGACCGGGTCAGAATGGTGACATCACATCCACCCCCAGCCAAGACTGTTTTGACCTGAGCTTGATACTGGGTCAGTCTGTCTGTGAAGAGCTAGAGCAGTTCACTGCTTTATTGAGAGAGGCGTCATTAAGTCCCAATGATGGCGTTGAGAAGAAGTTGGCCAACCAAGAATCATCCAATGGCAGTGAGAAGAAGATGGCCAATCAAGAGTTATCCCTGGGTTCATTCCCAGACAAACACCAAAGAGCTAACGTCCACCGCGCTGTCCGACACAACTTCCCCTTCCTGTTGACAGTAACCAACCAATCAGAGATCAGGGTTAAGGAGGACCCTGACTTTAAGCTTCTGTCAGGTTTGGTCTCAGAGGAGGAGGCCGAATACTTTTTCAGGTTCATCGACACCAAGATGCCTAACTCTGTGTACACGTTCAGGGGTGACGACAGTAAGGAGCACAGGACGGCAGTGCACCACTTCCTCAGTAGACGGTTTGGTAAACTGGTGGAGACCAAGAGCTTCAGTGACCAGCAGCAGAAGACTACAGCCATTACGGTGAGGTTGAGAGGAAAAGGGAAACCCAGGAAGAGAATGGCTGATGATAGTAAAGGGGAAGAGGTCTATACAG CGTTCACTCTGAGGAAGGAGAACCTGGAGACTCTGGAG GCTACCAGCTACATGGCAGCTGTCCTGGGGGTGCTGCCCTCTGGCTTCACCTACGCTGGCATCAAGGACAAGAGGGCCGTCACCTACCAGTCCATGGTGGTCAAGAAGATCTCACCACAACG GCTGAGAGAGAAGGCCAGTGAGTTTGAGAAGAGGGGGATGGTCCTCTCCTCCGTCCGCTCCGTCCCTGAGCCTCTTCATCTGGGTAGACTCCAGGGGAACCACTTTGACCTGGTGGTACGGGATCTCAGACCACACCAGGGTCATGACACACTGATGGAGCTGGACTCACTGGTGCAGGAGGCTGTGGAGAACGTCAAG GTCAGGGGGTTTGTGAACTACTATGGACCTCAGAGGTTTGGGACTGGACAGAGTGTTCAATCTGACAGCGTCGGACTGGCCCTGCTCAAAGAGGAAATG GTGGCAGCTGTCCATCTGTTCTTCacaccagaagagggtgatgacCCTCAGAGCGTTGCCAAGAGACACTTCCTCCAGACTG ATAATGCTAAGGAGGCCCTGTCTCTGATGCCCATGTCCAAAGCCAGAGAGAGGCTGATGCTGAGGGCCCTACATCGCTATGGGACGGGCCCAGAGGGCTGTACTCGTGCCTGGCTCAGCCTGCCCCATGGGATGAGGGTCTTCTACCCCCACGCGTACTGTAG CCGGGTCTGGAACGAGGCGGCTGCACACAGGCTGACCACGCTGGGCCACAGGGCCAGGCAGGGAGATCTGGTCTGGAagcagaggggagaggaggggatagagatgggagaacccaGCTTACCTCAG atTCATGTTGTTACGgctgcagaggaggaggaggaagtctACTCACTAGGAcag GTGGTTCTTCCCATGCTTGGCAGCAGTGTGAAGTACCCAGAGAACCCTGTAGGGGGATGGTACCAGGAGAGACTGGCGAGGGACGGACTACAGAGCTGTCGTTTCAGAGTCACTCCTCTCAAACTGAACCTCCCTGGCTGCTACCGCCCCCTACTGGCCATCCCACGTAACCTCACCTATAGGCTGGAGCAGGGCCAGAGAGCTGGGGAGAGGCAACAGGACAGTAATGGAAAGTCCCCACAGGCTAGTGGAGCGGTACCACAGCACCCTGGCGCAGACACAACCAGGCCTGCAGGTCTGGAGAGGCAGAAAGGAGGGGAGAGCGTGCAGGGGAATGGAGAGGGGAAGTCAGCGGTGCAGTACCCCGACACAGACACACCCAGCTTGACGTTGAACTTTGACCTGGactcttcctgctacgccaccgtCTGCCTCAGAGAGGTCATGAAATGTGACCCTTAG